AATGCCCGACTGGTTCCTGATTTTTGGTATTGCCATTGCAACTGCGGCTGCAATTATAGCCAGCCAGGCGCTTATCTCCGGTTCGTTTACGCTTATTTCTGAAGCGGTGCGGCTCAATCTGTGGCCAAAGGTAAAGATCAATTATCCCACAATACAGAAAGGGCAGTTATACGTCCCTTCTATGAACTGGCTCCTATTAACAGGATGTATCCTCGTCATGCTAATATTCCAGGAATCGGCCAGGATGGAGGCTGCTTACGGACTGTCGATAACGGTTGCTATGCTGATGACTACCATCCTGGTGGCGGTGTATCTTTACCGTAAAAGATTGCCTTTTTATCTGATTGTGATATTTATTACGATATATGGAATAATAGAGCTCACTTTCCTCGCTGGTAATATGGTGAAATTTACGCATGGCGGATGGTTTAGCTTATTAGTCGGATCTATTCTTTTTTCCGTCATGTGGGCGTGGTCCAGTGCCCGGCGGATAAAAAACAGATATGTCAAATTTGTTGAAATAGAGGACTATTACGACATAATAAGTGAGCTTAGTGAGGACGAAAGCGTCCCGAAATACTCGTCCCAACTGGTATACCTCACCAGTGCAAATTTTAAATCTGAGATAGAGTCGAAAATTATGTATTCTATTCTTCAGAAACAGCCGAAGCGCGCCGATCTGTACTGGCTCGTGCATGTAGATGTAACCGACGAGCCTTACACAACAGAATACAAAGTTGATTTTCTGGTTCCGGGCAAATTAATACGGATCGATTTTCGTTTGGGTTTCAGGGTAGAACAACGCATCAATATTCTTTTCAGGCTCGTTGTTGAGGAGCTTGTAAGGAAAGGAGAAGTTGATATCACTAGTAAATATCCCTCACTAAATAAGCATAAGATTGTAGGCGACTTTAAATTTGTTGTTTTAGAGAAAGTGCTGTCCCGCTCCAATAAGTTACGTCTTATGGAACGCTTCATTATGGCATACTACTTCATTCTTAAACATGT
The window above is part of the Arcticibacter tournemirensis genome. Proteins encoded here:
- a CDS encoding KUP/HAK/KT family potassium transporter produces the protein MANHKDIHKLSGAGLLISLGIIYGDIGTSPLYVFKAIIGEREITPDLILGGLSCIFWTLTLQTTIKYVIITLRADNRGEGGIFSLFSLVRRRARWLAIPAMIGGCALLADGIITPPITVSSAIEGLGLKYPGLPTVPIVIAIITILFVIQQFGTSLVGKTFGPIMFLWFTMMGVLGFVYVLQFPEIVKALNPYYAWHLLTSSPDAFIILGAVFLCTTGAEALYSDLGHCGRENIRISWIYVKTCLVLNYLGQGVWLWQRQGTMLNADINENPFYQIMPDWFLIFGIAIATAAAIIASQALISGSFTLISEAVRLNLWPKVKINYPTIQKGQLYVPSMNWLLLTGCILVMLIFQESARMEAAYGLSITVAMLMTTILVAVYLYRKRLPFYLIVIFITIYGIIELTFLAGNMVKFTHGGWFSLLVGSILFSVMWAWSSARRIKNRYVKFVEIEDYYDIISELSEDESVPKYSSQLVYLTSANFKSEIESKIMYSILQKQPKRADLYWLVHVDVTDEPYTTEYKVDFLVPGKLIRIDFRLGFRVEQRINILFRLVVEELVRKGEVDITSKYPSLNKHKIVGDFKFVVLEKVLSRSNKLRLMERFIMAYYFILKHVGLSEERGFGLDLSFVTVEKVPLIVSTAEDIRLKRID